Proteins encoded within one genomic window of Dermatophilus congolensis:
- a CDS encoding energy-coupling factor ABC transporter ATP-binding protein: MDSSVGLAARSVSFGYGELGVLSGVDFVVPVGCRVALLGANGCGKTTLLRLLSGALRPSSGQVLVDGVALRPSREGLRRHRQMVQLVLQDPDDQLFSADVYRDVSFGPVNLGLGVAQARERVQEALSLLDIADLAHRPTHALSFGQRKRVAIAGAVAMRPRFLLLDEPTAGLDSAEVDEFVVALERLESAGTTVVVATHDVDWALAWADVGAVVSGGQVCCGPVAEVLGQGSRVRVPWVLELVSRLGLEVDPLPRSLDDVVEVLRARGRF, translated from the coding sequence ATGGATAGTTCTGTGGGGCTTGCTGCGCGGTCAGTGTCGTTTGGGTATGGCGAGTTGGGGGTGTTGTCGGGGGTTGATTTTGTGGTGCCGGTGGGTTGTCGGGTGGCGTTGTTGGGGGCAAATGGGTGTGGGAAGACAACGTTGCTGAGGTTGTTGTCGGGGGCGTTGCGGCCTTCGTCGGGTCAGGTGTTGGTTGATGGGGTGGCTTTGCGGCCAAGTAGGGAGGGGTTGCGCCGGCATCGGCAGATGGTGCAGTTGGTGTTGCAGGATCCGGATGATCAGTTGTTTTCTGCGGATGTGTATCGGGATGTGAGTTTTGGACCGGTGAATTTGGGGTTGGGGGTGGCGCAGGCGAGGGAGAGGGTGCAGGAGGCGTTGTCGTTGTTGGATATTGCTGACTTGGCACACCGGCCTACGCATGCGTTGTCGTTTGGTCAGCGTAAGCGGGTGGCGATTGCTGGTGCGGTCGCGATGCGGCCGCGTTTTTTGTTACTTGATGAGCCGACTGCGGGGTTGGATTCGGCTGAGGTGGATGAGTTTGTGGTGGCGTTGGAGCGTTTGGAGTCGGCGGGGACGACTGTGGTGGTGGCTACGCATGATGTTGATTGGGCGTTGGCGTGGGCGGATGTTGGGGCGGTTGTTTCCGGTGGCCAGGTGTGTTGTGGCCCGGTTGCCGAGGTTTTGGGGCAGGGGTCTAGGGTGCGTGTTCCGTGGGTTTTGGAGTTGGTGTCGCGGTTGGGTTTGGAGGTGGATCCGTTGCCGCGTTCTTTGGATGATGTCGTGGAGGTGTTGCGGGCTAGGGGGCGTTTTTAG
- a CDS encoding ribosome maturation factor RimP, which translates to MTDTDRIATLTELASRCAQPHGLTVEAVTLTPAGRRRVLAVVVDTDISGLEADDATSRVESVDMDAVAEVTRDFAAALDEVDVMGEMPYTLEVTSPGIGRRLERFDQFRRNVGRKLRVRFAAAGVEVPDGLSVDAAGVVEATGRLLSVTREALEIAPDPIRSSPGAKPKPVADVLVPLASITHANVEVDFASHEEDN; encoded by the coding sequence ATGACTGACACCGATCGGATCGCTACATTGACTGAGCTTGCTAGTCGGTGTGCGCAACCGCATGGCTTAACGGTCGAGGCGGTGACATTGACGCCTGCTGGTCGCCGTCGTGTGTTGGCTGTGGTGGTTGACACGGATATCAGTGGTCTTGAAGCTGATGACGCCACTTCGCGGGTGGAGAGTGTGGATATGGACGCGGTGGCGGAGGTGACGCGGGATTTCGCGGCTGCGTTGGATGAGGTCGATGTTATGGGTGAGATGCCCTATACGTTGGAGGTTACTTCCCCGGGGATTGGTCGACGTCTGGAGCGTTTTGATCAGTTTCGCCGCAATGTGGGGCGTAAATTGCGGGTGAGGTTTGCTGCTGCGGGGGTGGAGGTTCCTGATGGTCTTTCTGTTGATGCCGCTGGCGTGGTCGAGGCGACTGGTCGGCTGTTGAGTGTTACTCGGGAGGCGTTGGAAATCGCTCCTGACCCGATTCGTTCGAGCCCGGGTGCTAAGCCCAAGCCGGTTGCCGATGTACTCGTGCCGCTTGCATCCATTACCCACGCGAATGTCGAGGTCGACTTCGCGAGCCATGAGGAGGACAACTGA
- the nusA gene encoding transcription termination factor NusA has translation MDIDLAALRLLERERDVSMDVLIPAIEQALLLAYHRTDGSYRNARIELNRKSGHVVVWAREEAPILEDGSRGEPGPEFDDTPDDFGRVAASTARQVIMQRLRDIEDDAVLGDFRGREGDIITGVVQQSQGRNVLVDFGTVEGMLPAAEQVPGERYRHGDRIKCYVVSVKRGPKGAQIGLSRTHPNLVRKLFALEVPEIGDGTVQIAALAREAGHRTKMAVWSKSRDVNAKGACIGPMGARVRAVMNELGGEKIDIVDFSEDPAEFVAAALSPSRVTSVEIVDPRAHAARVLVPDYQLSLAIGKEGQNARLAAKLTGWRIDIRPDTAPETPQSMSVASPDGE, from the coding sequence ATGGACATCGATCTTGCTGCTCTGCGTTTGTTGGAGCGGGAGAGGGACGTCTCGATGGACGTCCTTATTCCTGCCATCGAGCAGGCGCTGTTGTTGGCGTATCACCGTACGGATGGTTCGTATCGGAATGCGCGGATTGAGCTGAATCGCAAGTCGGGTCACGTGGTGGTGTGGGCGCGTGAAGAGGCTCCGATTCTGGAAGATGGCAGCCGTGGTGAACCGGGGCCGGAGTTTGATGACACGCCGGATGATTTTGGTCGGGTTGCGGCCTCAACGGCTCGTCAGGTCATCATGCAGCGTTTGCGTGACATTGAAGATGATGCGGTTCTGGGCGATTTCCGTGGTCGCGAGGGCGACATCATCACGGGGGTTGTCCAGCAGAGCCAGGGTCGAAATGTTCTGGTGGATTTCGGGACGGTTGAGGGAATGCTTCCTGCAGCTGAGCAGGTTCCGGGCGAACGTTATCGGCACGGTGATCGGATCAAGTGTTATGTGGTGAGCGTTAAGCGCGGCCCTAAAGGTGCGCAGATTGGTTTGTCGCGGACACACCCGAACTTGGTGCGGAAATTGTTTGCGTTGGAGGTGCCGGAGATTGGTGACGGCACGGTGCAAATTGCGGCGTTGGCGCGTGAGGCGGGTCATCGCACCAAAATGGCTGTGTGGTCTAAGTCGCGTGATGTAAATGCTAAGGGCGCATGTATTGGCCCGATGGGTGCGCGTGTGCGTGCGGTGATGAATGAGTTGGGTGGAGAAAAGATCGACATTGTCGATTTCTCGGAGGATCCGGCTGAGTTTGTTGCTGCTGCTCTTTCGCCTTCTCGGGTGACGTCGGTCGAGATCGTAGATCCGCGCGCACATGCTGCTCGTGTATTAGTGCCGGATTATCAATTGTCTTTGGCTATTGGTAAAGAAGGGCAGAACGCTCGTTTGGCGGCCAAGCTCACTGGGTGGCGAATTGATATTCGTCCGGATACTGCTCCGGAGACACCGCAGAGTATGTCTGTGGCTTCTCCTGACGGGGAGTAA
- a CDS encoding YlxR family protein, protein MGGLKKELQRLDSPSVDGPVRTCVGCRQRDVRAQLLRLVLDETEGTTRVRPDVAGQLPGRGAWLHATPRCWELAVRRRAVGRALRAGSAVDTALVEAFLAVQADHVVSAVEATGTHKIQ, encoded by the coding sequence ATGGGCGGCCTGAAAAAGGAACTGCAACGGCTGGATAGTCCATCCGTTGATGGTCCGGTACGTACCTGTGTGGGGTGTCGGCAGCGCGACGTACGTGCGCAGCTGCTTCGTCTTGTTCTTGACGAGACGGAAGGCACCACGCGTGTTCGACCAGATGTTGCAGGCCAGCTGCCCGGCCGTGGTGCGTGGTTGCATGCCACGCCGCGGTGTTGGGAGTTGGCTGTTCGGCGACGTGCAGTAGGCAGAGCTTTGCGTGCCGGGTCTGCGGTGGATACCGCGCTGGTAGAAGCTTTTCTGGCTGTTCAAGCCGATCACGTGGTTTCTGCTGTGGAAGCTACGGGAACACACAAGATCCAGTGA
- the infB gene encoding translation initiation factor IF-2: MAKVRVYELAKELGVESKTLLNHLKEQGEFVRSASSTIEAPVVRKIKDTFPGAKEKLSEGAADAPAKPAAPAPKPGAPKPAPKPGAHMPKPAAPKPAAPGPKPAAPKPAAPAPESAPAPAETPEAAQAPAPTPKPAPEKPQFASAEDAAPKPSAAPKPGGAPKPGAGPKPGGAPKPGGAPKPGARSGAPKPGGPRPGGPRPGNNPFSSSQGMPRPGGSRGQGGQGGPRPGNNPFSSSQGMPRPGGSRGQGGQGQGGRPGPRPGGNRGAQGAPQGRGGQGGQGGQGGARPAPRPGAPRPNPGMMPQSAAVPRPGERPTRGGGGRSGGGGGFRGRPGGGGGGGGGFRGRGGTQGAFGRGGKPARGRKSKRAKRQEFEQMQAPSIGGVHVPRGSGDTVIRVRRGASLSDFADKINADPAALVTVLFHLGEMATATQSLDEETFQLLGAELGYDIQVVSPEDEERELFESFGIDLENEAEAEDDELLEPRPPVVTVMGHVDHGKTRLLDAIRNAHVIEGEAGGITQHIGAYQVTTDLEGEERKITFIDTPGHQAFTAMRARGAKVTDIAILVVAANDGVMPQTVEALNHAKAAGVPIVVAVNKVDLPESNPDKVRAQLAEYGLITEEYGGDTMFVNVSAKQNQNIDGLLEAVLLTADAALDLRANPDKDARGVAIEANLDRGRGATATVLVQSGTLAVGDSIVTGSAYGRVRAMLDEHGNNLDVALPSRPVQVLGLSSVPRAGDTFVVAPDDRTARQIAEKREAADRQASLAKARKRISLEDLNEALAAGKVDTLNLILKGDVSGSVEALEDSLLQIDVGDEVDLRIIDRGVGAITMDNINLAVASNAIIIGFNVRAEGQNAEYAEREGVDIHYYSVIYQAIEEVEAALKGMLKPEYEERETGSAEIREIFRSSKFGNIAGSLVQSGTIKRGSKARITRDGVVVVEGLEISGLRRFKDDVTEVREGYECGINLGSHNDIQLGDLVTTYEMVEIPRT, translated from the coding sequence ATGGCCAAGGTTCGGGTCTACGAGCTTGCAAAAGAGCTTGGAGTCGAGAGTAAGACACTGCTTAACCATTTGAAGGAACAGGGCGAGTTTGTTCGCTCAGCCTCGTCGACGATCGAGGCACCTGTAGTACGGAAAATCAAGGACACCTTCCCAGGTGCAAAGGAAAAGCTGAGCGAAGGCGCTGCTGACGCTCCGGCTAAGCCCGCTGCACCTGCACCGAAGCCAGGCGCTCCCAAGCCTGCGCCGAAGCCTGGTGCGCACATGCCTAAGCCTGCTGCGCCCAAGCCTGCCGCGCCTGGCCCTAAGCCCGCTGCGCCTAAGCCCGCCGCGCCCGCGCCTGAGTCGGCGCCGGCTCCTGCGGAGACACCCGAAGCCGCGCAGGCTCCAGCGCCTACGCCTAAGCCCGCACCAGAGAAGCCGCAGTTTGCCTCTGCTGAGGATGCGGCTCCTAAGCCAAGTGCGGCTCCTAAACCAGGTGGGGCTCCCAAGCCAGGAGCAGGCCCTAAGCCAGGTGGCGCTCCTAAGCCAGGTGGGGCTCCCAAGCCAGGAGCACGCTCGGGTGCACCTAAGCCCGGCGGTCCGCGACCTGGTGGGCCTCGTCCTGGGAACAACCCCTTCTCGTCCAGCCAGGGCATGCCTCGCCCCGGTGGTAGCCGCGGTCAGGGCGGCCAAGGTGGGCCTCGTCCTGGGAACAACCCCTTCTCGTCCAGCCAGGGCATGCCTCGCCCCGGTGGTAGCCGCGGTCAGGGCGGCCAAGGTCAGGGCGGTCGTCCCGGTCCTCGTCCAGGCGGTAACCGTGGCGCACAAGGCGCACCTCAAGGTCGCGGTGGTCAGGGCGGCCAAGGCGGTCAAGGTGGGGCACGTCCAGCACCCCGTCCTGGAGCACCTCGTCCTAACCCGGGAATGATGCCGCAGTCTGCAGCGGTGCCGCGTCCAGGAGAACGCCCCACGCGTGGCGGTGGCGGCCGTAGCGGTGGCGGCGGTGGCTTCCGCGGTCGCCCCGGCGGTGGCGGTGGCGGAGGCGGTGGCTTCCGCGGTCGTGGCGGTACCCAGGGTGCGTTCGGACGTGGCGGTAAGCCAGCACGCGGGCGTAAGAGCAAGCGCGCGAAGCGTCAAGAGTTTGAGCAGATGCAGGCCCCCTCTATTGGTGGTGTGCACGTTCCTCGCGGTAGCGGTGACACGGTCATCCGTGTGCGCCGTGGTGCTTCTCTGAGCGACTTCGCTGACAAAATCAATGCAGATCCCGCGGCATTGGTGACTGTGCTGTTCCACCTCGGTGAGATGGCTACAGCTACGCAGTCGCTGGATGAGGAAACATTCCAGCTTCTTGGCGCCGAGCTTGGCTACGACATTCAGGTCGTTTCACCTGAGGATGAAGAGCGTGAGCTCTTCGAAAGCTTCGGTATCGACCTTGAGAACGAAGCTGAAGCCGAAGATGACGAGCTCCTAGAGCCGCGGCCTCCGGTGGTCACGGTCATGGGTCACGTTGACCACGGTAAGACGCGCCTGCTGGATGCTATTCGTAATGCTCATGTCATCGAGGGTGAGGCCGGTGGCATCACCCAGCACATCGGTGCATACCAGGTGACGACTGATCTCGAGGGTGAAGAACGTAAGATCACGTTCATTGACACTCCTGGTCACCAGGCCTTTACGGCTATGCGTGCCCGTGGTGCCAAGGTCACCGACATCGCGATTTTGGTCGTGGCTGCAAACGATGGCGTTATGCCACAGACGGTTGAGGCGTTGAACCACGCCAAGGCTGCTGGTGTGCCGATCGTGGTTGCGGTGAACAAGGTCGACTTGCCGGAGTCCAACCCTGACAAGGTTCGCGCTCAGCTGGCTGAGTATGGCCTCATCACTGAGGAGTACGGCGGCGACACGATGTTCGTCAATGTTTCTGCGAAGCAGAACCAGAACATCGACGGTTTGCTCGAAGCTGTTCTGCTGACTGCGGATGCTGCTTTGGACCTGCGCGCTAACCCCGACAAAGATGCGCGTGGTGTTGCGATCGAAGCCAACCTGGACCGTGGTCGTGGTGCTACTGCCACTGTCTTGGTGCAGTCCGGAACGCTGGCTGTCGGTGACTCGATTGTCACCGGATCTGCCTACGGTCGTGTACGCGCCATGCTGGATGAGCACGGCAACAACCTGGATGTGGCTTTGCCTTCACGTCCGGTGCAGGTCTTGGGGTTGTCTAGCGTTCCGCGTGCTGGTGACACCTTCGTCGTGGCTCCTGATGACCGCACTGCTCGTCAGATCGCTGAGAAGCGTGAGGCAGCAGACAGGCAGGCCTCCCTGGCGAAGGCACGTAAGCGGATCAGTCTTGAAGATCTCAACGAGGCTCTCGCGGCAGGCAAGGTCGACACTCTTAACCTCATCCTGAAGGGTGACGTGTCGGGTTCGGTCGAGGCTCTTGAAGACTCGTTGCTGCAGATTGATGTCGGTGATGAAGTTGACTTGCGGATTATTGACCGCGGTGTCGGCGCCATCACGATGGACAACATCAACCTTGCTGTGGCTTCTAACGCCATCATCATCGGCTTCAACGTTCGAGCTGAAGGTCAGAACGCTGAATATGCCGAGCGCGAAGGTGTTGACATCCACTACTACTCGGTTATCTACCAGGCAATCGAAGAGGTGGAGGCTGCTCTGAAGGGCATGCTGAAGCCGGAGTACGAAGAGCGCGAGACTGGCTCTGCTGAGATCCGTGAGATCTTCCGTAGCTCCAAGTTCGGCAACATTGCCGGTTCGTTGGTGCAGTCGGGCACGATCAAACGGGGCTCCAAAGCACGCATTACCCGCGATGGCGTGGTTGTCGTTGAGGGGCTGGAGATCAGCGGTCTGCGTCGCTTCAAGGATGATGTCACTGAGGTCCGCGAAGGATACGAGTGCGGTATCAACCTCGGTTCGCACAACGACATCCAGCTTGGCGACTTGGTTACCACCTACGAGATGGTCGAGATCCCTCGCACCTGA
- the rbfA gene encoding 30S ribosome-binding factor RbfA, translating to MADPARARKVADRVQVLVAEALRERVKDERIGMVTITDVRVTGDLQQATVFYSVLGDDEERERNAEALAENKGRIRSYVGKGLGIRLTPTLEFVLDALPEGAAHIEELLTETRKRDAELAAARGAQFAGEADPYKHESADEERD from the coding sequence ATGGCGGATCCTGCACGCGCCCGTAAGGTTGCAGATCGAGTTCAGGTTCTTGTTGCTGAGGCGTTGCGTGAACGAGTCAAAGATGAGCGGATCGGCATGGTCACGATCACCGATGTGCGCGTAACGGGAGATCTTCAGCAGGCTACGGTCTTTTATTCGGTTCTTGGCGATGATGAAGAGCGGGAACGGAATGCTGAGGCGTTGGCTGAGAACAAGGGGCGCATTCGCTCCTACGTCGGTAAGGGGTTGGGTATCCGCTTAACTCCTACTTTGGAATTTGTGCTTGATGCGCTTCCTGAGGGAGCAGCGCATATCGAGGAGTTGCTGACGGAAACGCGTAAACGTGATGCTGAGCTGGCTGCGGCTCGTGGCGCTCAGTTCGCAGGAGAAGCTGACCCGTACAAGCATGAGAGCGCTGACGAGGAGCGAGACTGA
- the truB gene encoding tRNA pseudouridine(55) synthase TruB, giving the protein MAREIDPTVGDGLLVVDKPAGWTSHQVVGLCRCLAGTRKVGHAGTLDPMATGVLVVGVNKATRMLTYIVGADKTYTATVCLGVGTMTDDAEGVATSVAPAGSIEALSDEDIRKAVASLTGNILQVPSTVSAIKIDGKRSYTRARAGEEVVLQGRPVRVSAFHVHQVSRGKVVPPQEEAQDPAAIHRRERGEEVSSLAPVSAIPADPVPAIFLDIEVTVSSGTYVRALARDLGTLLGVGGHLTVLRRTRVGEITLDRASTMEELERARAAGAPRNGDNPQVGTSGLPLVSLEEAARASMPVRELDKDMAEQLSHGVRIPAELPGRVGPVAAFGPDGKLVAILDESSSRVMPEVVFSAP; this is encoded by the coding sequence GTGGCACGCGAGATCGACCCGACGGTGGGGGATGGGCTTCTCGTAGTTGATAAGCCCGCTGGATGGACTTCGCATCAGGTGGTCGGTCTGTGCCGGTGCCTTGCTGGCACTCGCAAAGTGGGGCACGCAGGCACTCTTGATCCGATGGCAACGGGTGTGCTGGTCGTTGGAGTGAATAAAGCGACGCGCATGCTCACGTACATCGTCGGAGCGGATAAGACGTATACCGCTACGGTTTGCCTTGGTGTTGGCACGATGACAGATGACGCGGAAGGGGTAGCAACTTCCGTGGCGCCAGCGGGCTCTATTGAGGCGCTGTCTGATGAAGATATTCGCAAAGCTGTTGCTTCTCTCACCGGGAATATTCTTCAGGTGCCTAGCACGGTGAGCGCTATCAAAATTGATGGGAAGCGTTCGTATACGCGTGCGCGAGCTGGAGAGGAAGTTGTTCTTCAGGGCAGGCCGGTTCGGGTTTCTGCTTTCCATGTTCATCAGGTGAGTCGTGGGAAAGTAGTTCCCCCGCAGGAGGAGGCACAAGATCCTGCTGCGATTCATCGGCGTGAACGAGGCGAAGAGGTTTCTTCTCTGGCGCCGGTATCTGCTATTCCTGCTGACCCTGTTCCAGCTATTTTCCTTGATATTGAGGTGACTGTCTCCTCGGGTACGTATGTGCGTGCTTTAGCTCGTGACTTGGGGACTTTGCTGGGCGTCGGTGGTCATTTGACGGTGCTGCGGCGCACTCGAGTAGGGGAAATAACGCTTGACCGCGCTTCTACCATGGAGGAGCTTGAGCGGGCGCGAGCTGCGGGTGCTCCTCGCAATGGTGATAATCCGCAGGTGGGTACTTCTGGCTTGCCGTTGGTGTCGTTGGAAGAAGCGGCGCGTGCTTCTATGCCGGTTAGGGAGCTGGATAAAGATATGGCTGAGCAGCTTTCGCATGGGGTTCGTATTCCTGCAGAACTTCCAGGGCGGGTTGGTCCAGTTGCTGCATTTGGTCCTGATGGGAAGTTAGTAGCGATTCTTGATGAATCGTCGTCGCGTGTGATGCCTGAGGTGGTTTTCTCTGCCCCTTGA
- a CDS encoding ASCH domain-containing protein, whose translation MQVEEGQHLLEDAQGEKIEAFWEEAKLRAMLNPVPVVFGPNAGDSLRPPAWAFGTSAEEADLAVQLILQGKKTATAAAAWDYELAGTDLPQVGAMGIVLDGVGDPRALVVTTQVRVVRFDEVDAEHVRAEGEGDGAVSSWKRTRRREFVDQAVHGRDFAEDMPVVLERFRVLFP comes from the coding sequence GTGCAGGTCGAGGAGGGGCAGCACTTGTTGGAAGATGCTCAAGGCGAGAAGATCGAGGCCTTCTGGGAGGAGGCAAAACTGCGGGCAATGTTGAATCCTGTGCCTGTGGTTTTTGGTCCGAATGCCGGTGATAGTTTGCGCCCTCCTGCGTGGGCTTTTGGTACCTCAGCAGAGGAGGCAGATCTGGCTGTTCAGTTGATTTTGCAGGGTAAGAAAACTGCAACGGCGGCCGCAGCGTGGGATTACGAATTGGCTGGGACTGATTTGCCGCAGGTGGGAGCGATGGGGATTGTGCTTGATGGGGTGGGCGATCCGCGTGCGCTGGTGGTGACGACGCAGGTGCGGGTGGTTCGTTTTGATGAGGTGGATGCTGAGCATGTGCGCGCGGAAGGCGAAGGGGATGGGGCAGTGTCGTCGTGGAAGCGTACGCGCCGTCGCGAATTTGTTGATCAGGCTGTTCATGGTCGAGATTTCGCCGAGGACATGCCAGTGGTTTTGGAGCGTTTCCGCGTTCTTTTCCCGTAA
- a CDS encoding FMN-binding negative transcriptional regulator: MYVPAHFRMSDEQVHGYIASAQTADVVTVTDGVPEATFLPLQWVDDGTLWGRLRMHVARNNPIVRDYGRREPGGQALVIVRGPDEYVSPAGLPSHEDTGRVVPTWNYVVVHAYGPLLLHEDSVWLREHVAQLSDRFESGSSEQWRTDDAPGDFIEKMLRAVVGVEIPIERVVAKCKFAQNKAPSDVQVLLRRAESRGDEQCAAIYRDVALPAARARAQTLRSLRRG; the protein is encoded by the coding sequence ATGTATGTTCCGGCGCATTTTCGGATGTCTGATGAGCAGGTGCATGGGTATATAGCGTCTGCGCAGACTGCTGATGTGGTGACGGTGACTGATGGGGTTCCTGAGGCGACTTTTCTGCCTTTGCAGTGGGTTGATGACGGAACGCTGTGGGGCAGGCTGCGTATGCATGTGGCGCGAAATAACCCGATTGTGCGTGATTATGGGCGGCGGGAGCCAGGGGGGCAGGCGTTAGTTATTGTTCGGGGTCCGGACGAGTATGTTTCGCCTGCTGGGTTGCCGTCGCATGAAGACACAGGTCGGGTTGTTCCTACGTGGAATTACGTTGTTGTGCATGCATATGGGCCTTTGCTGTTGCATGAGGATTCGGTGTGGTTACGTGAACATGTGGCTCAGTTGAGTGACAGGTTTGAGTCTGGGTCTTCTGAGCAGTGGCGCACGGATGATGCTCCAGGTGATTTCATCGAAAAGATGTTGCGCGCAGTGGTGGGAGTTGAGATTCCGATTGAGCGCGTGGTCGCCAAATGTAAGTTCGCGCAGAACAAGGCACCTAGTGATGTGCAGGTGCTTTTGCGTCGAGCTGAGTCTCGTGGAGATGAGCAGTGTGCTGCGATTTATCGTGATGTTGCGTTGCCTGCGGCGCGTGCGCGCGCTCAGACGTTGCGTAGCCTGCGCAGAGGGTAG
- a CDS encoding bifunctional riboflavin kinase/FAD synthetase has product MLRWNQVSDLPADLGPTAVTIGTFDGVHRGHRAVLSALNSQAASRGLTSVAITFAQHPLAVLRPEDAPEMVCSTSQRLDRMADSGLGGVLVLDFTAEFAQLSPREFVQQVIVEGLHARAVILGRDSRFGHRNAGDVETMRALGEEFGFETVVLDDVGVCAGSEAAVQRWSSSMTRDFLARGEVGEAAKVLGRPHVVSGEVVHGDHRGRELGYPTANLSTDSEGLVPADGVYAGWLIRPGMPVGSTERMLPTAISVGTNPTFEGTQRRVEAYVLDRTDLDLYGERVNVEFVKMLRPTLKFDSVEELLECMEQDVAQTRQILSSVVPSV; this is encoded by the coding sequence GTGCTGCGCTGGAACCAGGTATCTGATCTGCCCGCCGATCTCGGCCCGACTGCCGTGACGATAGGAACTTTTGACGGTGTGCATCGGGGGCATCGAGCGGTGTTGAGCGCTTTGAATTCGCAGGCTGCGTCGCGGGGGTTGACTTCCGTGGCGATTACATTCGCACAGCACCCATTGGCTGTGCTCCGTCCAGAAGATGCGCCGGAGATGGTGTGTAGCACTTCTCAGCGGTTGGATCGGATGGCTGATAGTGGCTTGGGTGGCGTGCTGGTTTTGGATTTCACTGCGGAGTTTGCGCAGTTGAGTCCGCGGGAGTTTGTGCAGCAAGTGATCGTGGAGGGTCTTCACGCTAGGGCGGTGATTCTGGGCCGTGACAGTAGGTTTGGGCACCGTAATGCGGGCGATGTGGAGACGATGCGTGCGCTAGGTGAAGAGTTTGGATTCGAAACGGTGGTTCTTGATGACGTGGGGGTGTGTGCTGGCTCAGAGGCTGCTGTGCAGCGGTGGTCATCATCGATGACTCGGGATTTCCTTGCTCGTGGTGAGGTGGGGGAGGCGGCCAAGGTTCTGGGGCGTCCGCATGTTGTCTCTGGTGAGGTGGTTCATGGGGATCACCGTGGGCGTGAGCTGGGTTACCCGACAGCTAATTTGAGTACGGACAGTGAGGGTCTTGTTCCTGCTGATGGGGTGTATGCGGGGTGGTTGATTCGGCCGGGGATGCCGGTTGGTTCGACTGAACGTATGTTGCCGACTGCTATTTCGGTGGGTACGAATCCTACGTTTGAGGGCACGCAGCGGCGTGTAGAGGCCTATGTGCTTGACCGAACAGATCTGGATTTGTACGGCGAGCGTGTGAATGTTGAGTTTGTGAAGATGTTGCGGCCTACGTTGAAGTTTGACTCGGTGGAGGAGTTGTTGGAGTGCATGGAGCAGGATGTGGCGCAGACAAGGCAGATTCTTTCGTCGGTGGTGCCGTCGGTATGA
- a CDS encoding nucleoside phosphorylase has product MSSQFFGGKVPLLEYDADVRDFVGDGHRAAEAGNDPVLPRRIVLAFLGDVVQKFAVAQGWQVGFEFDLIAGVVPMWVGEYQGEQLALVNMPVGAAASVTVAERAVMLGVDTLVAVGSCGSLVPHEAGALILPTKALRDEGTSYHYLPADRWVETDAQVRAACGEAIEELGLEFVEAATWTTDGFFRETPGKVIARRGEGCEVVEMECSALSAMAQFRGVRFGQILYSADSLAAEVHEQRGWGSSFREIALNAALDAALKL; this is encoded by the coding sequence ATGAGTTCCCAGTTCTTTGGGGGCAAGGTCCCGCTTCTTGAATATGACGCAGATGTGCGTGATTTTGTTGGTGATGGGCATCGTGCGGCTGAGGCTGGTAATGACCCGGTTTTGCCGCGGCGGATTGTGTTGGCGTTCCTCGGGGATGTGGTCCAGAAGTTTGCGGTGGCTCAGGGATGGCAGGTGGGGTTTGAGTTTGATCTCATCGCTGGGGTCGTACCGATGTGGGTGGGGGAGTACCAGGGTGAGCAACTTGCGCTAGTGAATATGCCGGTGGGTGCGGCTGCGTCGGTGACGGTTGCTGAGCGTGCAGTGATGCTTGGCGTAGATACGCTTGTGGCGGTGGGGTCATGTGGCTCATTGGTGCCTCACGAGGCGGGGGCATTGATTCTTCCGACGAAAGCTTTGCGTGATGAGGGCACGTCGTACCACTACCTTCCTGCTGATCGGTGGGTAGAAACGGATGCGCAGGTGCGTGCTGCGTGTGGCGAGGCGATTGAGGAGTTGGGGTTGGAGTTCGTGGAGGCTGCGACATGGACGACGGATGGGTTTTTCCGTGAGACTCCGGGAAAGGTGATTGCTCGTCGAGGGGAGGGCTGCGAGGTTGTCGAGATGGAGTGCTCAGCTTTGTCTGCGATGGCGCAGTTCCGTGGGGTGAGGTTTGGGCAGATTCTCTATTCGGCGGATAGTTTGGCTGCGGAGGTTCACGAGCAGCGAGGTTGGGGCAGCAGTTTTCGGGAGATTGCGTTGAATGCAGCTCTTGATGCGGCGCTCAAACTCTGA